In the genome of Raphanus sativus cultivar WK10039 chromosome 4, ASM80110v3, whole genome shotgun sequence, one region contains:
- the LOC108850558 gene encoding uncharacterized protein LOC108850558 — translation MKENILLTTSPSTTRQLAQIDGSNDAITCKTDAAWDKNTKTAGFGWVLEGPPLIAPIHGSASQSFIGSPLVAEALAMRSALCMAQTRGIASLRVFTDNSTLVRAISGKHQSKEIIGVVHDIRVISSDFASISFSYFSRSKNSVADALAKASLQFHIL, via the coding sequence ATGAAGGAAAATATTCTACTTACAACCTCTCCATCGACGACAAGACAGTTAGCACAGATCGACGGCAGTAATGACGCGATAACTTGTAAAACCGATGCGGCTTGGGACAAAAACACGAAGACAGCTGGATTTGGTTGGGTGCTGGAGGGACCCCCTCTGATTGCTCCGATTCATGGTTCCGCTAGCCAATCTTTCATTGGGTCACCTCTCGTTGCTGAAGCTTTGGCAATGAGATCGGCTCTTTGCATGGCACAAACCCGAGGGATCGCATCCCTTAGGGTTTTCACCGACAACTCAACGCTCGTCAGAGCAATTTCAGGAAAGCATCAGTCCAAAGAAATCATCGGTGTCGTTCACGACATCCGAGTGATCTCCTCTGATTTTGCTTCAATCtcgttttcatatttttctagATCAAAAAACTCTGTCGCTGATGCCTTAGCAAAAGCGTCTCTGCAATTTCATATCCTGTAA